The Sesamum indicum cultivar Zhongzhi No. 13 linkage group LG6, S_indicum_v1.0, whole genome shotgun sequence genome has a segment encoding these proteins:
- the LOC105165612 gene encoding ras-related protein YPT3 — protein sequence MSGYKAEDEYDYLFKLVLIGDSGVGKSNLLSRFTKNEFNLESKSTIGVEFATRSLTIDGKVIKAQIWDTAGQERYRAITSAYYRGAVGALLVYDVTRRPTFENVLRWLRELRDHTDPNIVVMLIGNKSDLRHLVAVTTEDGRELAERESLYFMETSALEATNVDKAFTEVLSQIHQIVSRKAVEANDEAATSSVPSRGEPINLKDETSAWKRLGCCSS from the exons ATGTCTGGGTACAAGGCAGAAGATGAGTATGATTATCTGTTCAAGCTTGTGCTGATAGGCGATTCAGGGGTCGGAAAATCCAATCTTTTATCGAGGTTCACCAAGAACGAGTTCAATCTCGAGTCCAAATCCACTATAGGCGTTGAATTCGCCACCAGGAGCCTGACCATCGATGGCAAAGTCATCAAAGCTCAGATTTGGGATACTGCTGGTCAAGAAAG GTACCGTGCCATTACTAGTGCTTACTATCGAGGAGCCGTTGGTGCATTGCTTGTGTATGATGTTACTCGACGTCCCACTTTCGAGAATGTCTTAAGATGGCTTAGAGAATTGAGGGATCATACTGATCCAAACATTGTAGTAATGCTCATTGGCAATAAATCAGATCTTCGACATCTTGTGGCCGTTACGACCGAGGATGGTAGAGAATTAGCTGAGAGGGAGTCTCTCTACTTCATGGAGACATCTGCTTTGGAAGCGACGAACGTAGATAAGGCTTTCACGGAAGTGCTTTCTCAGATTCACCAGATTGTGAGCAGGAAAGCAGTTGAGGCCAACGATGAAGCTGCTACTTCATCTGTTCCATCTAGAGGGGAACCAATCAACCTCAAAGATGAGACATCTGCTTGGAAAAGACTGGGGTGCTGTTCAAGCTAG
- the LOC105165844 gene encoding probable WRKY transcription factor 69: MEGRFDHGHEDDYSTATTTTAPENTADSPLSDEPADEAYAPSPKKSRRGAHKKVVAVPIGDGDGGRSKTEVYPPPDSWSWRKYGQKPIKGSPYPRGYYRCSSSKGCPARKQVERSRLDPTTLLITYSCDHNHPLPTTTSKNHHGSSNSCKVPFPPEECAAFTNQPDIEPADNGFTELAGEFGWLCNVGSTMMDGTMLVGPAWAHADVEAFMPIGEEDKILFGDLGDLPESSVVFRQCRVETSCCGGTG, from the exons ATGGAGGGTAGATTTGATCATGGTCATGAGGATGATTATTCCACTGCTACTACCACTACTGCTCCAGAAAACACAGCTGATTCTCCACTGTCCGATGAGCCAGCTGATGAAGCTTACGCACCTTCCCCCAAGAAAAG TAGAAGGGGCGCACACAAGAAAGTCGTGGCGGTGCCGATCGGCGACGGCGACGGCGGCCGTAGTAAAACCGAGGTGTATCCGCCGCCAGATTCTTGGTCGTGGCGGAAGTACGGTCAAAAGCCGATTAAGGGCTCTCCTTATCCCAG GGGATATTACAGGTGCAGCAGCTCAAAAGGTTGCCCTGCTAGAAAACAAGTAGAGAGGAGCCGCCTTGACCCCACCACCCTCCTCATCACCTACTCTTGTGACCACAACCACCCTCtccccaccaccacctccaagAACCACCATGGCAGCTCCAACAGCTGCAAAGTCCC CTTTCCTCCGGAGGAATGCGCCGCCTTCACCAATCAGCCAGACATTGAGCCGGCCGACAACGGCTTCACGGAGTTGGCGGGCGAGTTCGGATGGCTCTGCAATGTGGGGTCCACAATGATGGATGGGACGATGTTGGTGGGGCCAGCATGGGCCCACGCCGACGTGGAGGCGTTCATGCCGATCGGGGAAGAGGACAAGATCCTGTTCGGCGATCTCGGGGACTTGCCGGAGTCGTCGGTGGTGTTCCGACAGTGCAGGGTGGAGACATCTTGCTGCGGCGGCACGGGATAG
- the LOC105165845 gene encoding uncharacterized protein LOC105165845: MSAEETVLLNLFDSYWFEYGVFTAKPSSSKLKNAPVLGQNLNRVITLMRKSHSDQFLSSKDCSSDSSPTSVLGPQLQTILSGKEVRSSQDSSSPPPPRKQELMSSDTASVDSSRSHTVRRVSRTKHAGCRKIRRSGSRSLSELEFEELKGFMDLGFVFSDEDRDSRLVSIIPGLQRLGKNVQEESGKERGEAPSTAVSRPYLSEAWECLEDEKIVKNNPLIDWRIPAFGNETELKDHLRFWAHTVASAVR; the protein is encoded by the coding sequence ATGTCAGCTGAGGAAACAGTACTCCTAAACCTGTTTGATTCCTACTGGTTCGAATATGGAGTTTTCACAGCCAAACCCTCTTCGTCTAAGCTAAAAAACGCTCCAGTTCTTGGACAAAACCTGAATCGGGTCATAACCCTGATGAGAAAATCCCACAGCGACCAGTTCTTGAGCTCCAAAGACTGCAGCTCCGACTCTTCCCCGACATCAGTGTTGGGGCCTCAGCTTCAGACCATACTCTCAGGCAAAGAAGTTCGGAGTTCCCAAGATTCGtcatcaccaccaccaccaagaaAGCAAGAACTCATGAGTAGCGATACTGCCAGCGTCGACAGCTCCCGCTCTCACACAGTACGACGTGTCTCCCGCACGAAACACGCGGGGTGTAGAAAGATCAGGAGAAGTGGTAGCAGAAGTCTGTCGGAGCTCGAATTTGAGGAATTAAAAGGGTTTATGGATCTAGGGTTTGTGTTCTCGGACGAAGACAGGGATTCAAGATTGGTGTCGATAATTCCAGGGCTGCAGAGACTGGGGAAGAACGTGCAGGAGGAATCGGGTAAGGAACGCGGGGAGGCGCCGTCGACGGCCGTCTCCAGGCCGTATCTGTCTGAGGCGTGGGAGTGTTTGGAAGACGAGAAGATAGTGAAGAATAATCCATTGATTGATTGGAGAATTCCAGCTTTTGGGAATGAAACGGAACTGAAAGATCATCTCAGGTTCTGGGCTCACACTGTTGCTTCCGCTGTCAGATGA
- the LOC105165613 gene encoding uncharacterized protein LOC105165613, translated as MSAEETVLLNLFDSYWFEYGVFAAKPSSSKLKNAPVLGQNLNRVITLMRKSHSDQFLSSKDCSFDSSPTSVLGPQLQTILSGKEVRSFHDSSSPPPPRKQELMSTDTAGVDSSSSHTVRRVSRTKHAGCRKIRRSGSRSLSELEFEELKGFMDLGFVFSDEDRDSRLVSIIPGLQRLGKNVQEESGKECREASWTAVSRPYLSEAWECLEDEKEVKNNPLIDWRIPAFGNETELKDHLRFWAHTVASTVR; from the coding sequence ATGTCAGCTGAAGAAACAGTACTCCTAAACCTGTTTGATTCCTACTGGTTCGAATATGGAGTTTTCGCAGCCAAACCCTCTTCGTCTAAGCTAAAAAACGCTCCAGTTCTTGGACAAAACCTGAATCGGGTCATAACCCTGATGAGAAAATCCCACAGCGACCAGTTCTTAAGCTCCAAAGACTGCAGCTTCGACTCTTCCCCGACATCAGTGTTGGGGCCTCAGCTTCAGACCATACTCTCAGGCAAAGAAGTTCGGAGTTTCCATGATTCGtcatcaccaccaccaccaagaaAGCAAGAACTCATGAGTACCGATACTGCCGGCGTCGACAGCTCCAGCTCTCACACAGTACGACGTGTCTCCCGCACGAAACACGCGGGGTGTAGAAAGATCAGGAGAAGTGGTAGCAGAAGTCTATCGGAGCTCGAATTTGAGGAATTAAAAGGGTTTATGGATCTAGGGTTTGTGTTCTCGGATGAAGACAGGGATTCAAGATTGGTGTCGATAATTCCAGGGCTGCAGAGACTGGGGAAGAACGTGCAGGAGGAATCGGGTAAGGAATGCAGGGAGGCGTCGTGGACGGCCGTCTCCAGGCCGTATCTGTCTGAGGCGTGGGAGTGTTTGGAAGACGAGAAGGAAGTGAAGAATAATCCATTGATTGATTGGAGAATTCCAGCGTTTGGGAATGAAACAGAACTGAAAGATCATCTCAGGTTCTGGGCTCACACTGTTGCTTCCACTGTCAGATGA